A region from the Dendropsophus ebraccatus isolate aDenEbr1 chromosome 1, aDenEbr1.pat, whole genome shotgun sequence genome encodes:
- the APPL2 gene encoding DCC-interacting protein 13-beta isoform X1, protein MPAVDKLLLEEALLDSPQTRSLLSVFEEDAGTLTEYTNQLLQTMQRVYGAQNEMCLATQQLSNQLLAYEKQNFALGKGDEEVISTLQYFANVTNELNVLHTELAKRLADSMVLPLIQFREKDLTEVSTLKDLFLLASNEHDLSMAKYSRLPKKRENEKLKAEIAKEVAGARRKQHLSSLQYYCALNALQYRKRTAMLDPILGYTQGQIAFLKKGYEMFSNKTDGFLASVSSMIQRIQGELDAEAEAMRITQQELLSCSDTVYTPDYDVSSPVINRNLIQKAGYLNMRSKTGLVTTTWERLYFFTQGGNLMCQHRGEVAGGLIQDLDNCSVMAVDCEDRRYCFQITSPNGKSSLILQAEGKREYEEWISAINNISRQIYLSDNPEAVAIKLNQTAQQAVTPITSFDRKLENIPQSPNSEGAMQPVSPEPLSEQAFKEPELEQLIAPGTPIQFDIVLPATEFQDQNRGSRRTNPFGESEDKPDNSADEGLLLQQMFVVRFLGSMAVKTDNTHQVIFEAMRQVLAARAIHNIFRMTESHLMVTSKSIRLIDPQTQVIRISFDLENITQFAAHQENKRLVGFVVSTPEASGDESLSAYVLESNTEGEKICFAISLGKEIAAAEKDPEALAQLMSSVPLSNDGKFVLLNVQSQDDDNNVLCAEGLESEA, encoded by the exons ACCCGATCCCTCCTGAGTGTATTCGAGGAAGATGCAGGAACGCTAACCGAGTATACAAATCAGCTGCTTCAGACTATGCAAAGAGTTTATGGTGCCCAG AATGAAATGTGCTTGGCTACCCAACAACTGTCCAACCAACTCCTTGCATATGAAAAACAG AATTTTGCTCTGGGGAAAGGAGATGAAGAAGTAATTTCAACTCTACAATATTTTGCAAATGTAACAAATGAG CTTAATGTGCTACATACAGAACTAGCAAAGCGGCTGGCAGACAGCATGGTGTTGCCCTTGATACAGTTCCGTGAAAAGGACCTGACTG AAGTAAGCACATTAAAAGATCTTTTTCTTCTTGCTAGCAATG AGCATGACCTGTCAATGGCAAAGTACAGCCGACTGCCAAAAAAGCGAGAGAATGAAAAA CTAAAAGCGGAGATCGCAAAAGAAGTTGCGGGAGCTAGAAGGAAGCAACACCTGTCATCCTTGCAGTATTACTGTGCCTTAAATGCTTTGCAGTACAGGAAGAGGACAGCAATGCTGGATCCTATACTTGGCTacacacaaggacag ATTGCTTTTTTGAAAAAAGGATATGAAATGTTTTCCAATAAAACTGATGGTTTTCTAGCTTCTGTGTCCAGCATGATTCAGCG GATACAAGGAGAGTTGGATGCAGAAGCAGAGGCCATGAGGATTACTCAACAGGAGCTACTCTCTTGTagtgatactgtatatacaccagattATGATGTGTCATCCCCAGTTATCAATCGAAACCTGATCCAAAAGGCTGGCTATTTAAACATGAGAAG CAAAACCGGTTTGGTCACCACAACATGGGAGAGACTGTATTTCTTTACACAAGGTGGTAACCTAATGTGTCAGCACCGTGGGGAAGTGGCTGGGGGTCTTATTCAGGATCTAGACAATTGTTCGGTCATGGCAGTGGACTGTGAGGACAGAAGATATTGCTTTCAAATCACCTCTCCCAATGGCAAATC GAGTCTAATTCTTCAAGCAGAAGGAAAACGGGAATATGAAGAG TGGATTTCTGCAATCAACAATATTTCAAGGCAAATCTACTTATCAGATAATCCTGAG gcAGTAGCCATAAAACTTAACCAGACTGCTCAGCAGGCAGTAACTCCTATTACCAGTTTTGATAGAAAACTTGAAAACATACCACAAAG CCCCAACAGTGAAGGCGCCATGCAGCCTGTATCACCTGAACCCTTGTCTGAGCAAGCCTTCAAGGAACCAGAGCTGGAACAGTTAATAGCTCCTGGAACCCCCATACAGTTTGATATTGTTCTACCGGCCACTGAATTCCAGGACCAGAATAGAGGCAGCAG ACGTACAAATCCATTTGGGGAATCTGAAGATAAACCTGACAATTCTGCGGATGAAG gtttacttTTGCAGCAGATGTTTGTAGTTCGCTTCTTAGGCTCAATGGCGGTAAAAACAGACAATACCCACCAGGTTATCTTTGAAGCAATGAGACAGGTCTTAGCTGCACGAGCCATTCATAATATATTTCGAATGACAGAATCCCACTTGATGGTAACCAGCAAAAGCATAAG ATTAATAGATCCACAAACACAAGTTATAAGAATAAGT TTTGACCTGGAAAACATAACCCAGTTTGCTGCCCACCAAGAGAATAAGCGTTTGGTGGGATTTGTTGTTAGTACCCCTGAAGCATCTGGAGACGAATCCCTGAGTGCTTATGTCCTGGAAAGTAACACTGAGGGTGAGAAG ATATGTTTTGCCATCAGCTTGGGAAAAGAAATTGCTGCTGCTGAGAAG GATCCTGAAGCACTTGCACAACTTATGTCATCAGTCCCACTATCAAATGATGGGAAGTTTGTCCTTCTCAATGTCCAATCGCAGGATGATGACAACAATGTGTTGTGCGCTGAAGGCCTGGAATCTGAAGCATAA
- the APPL2 gene encoding DCC-interacting protein 13-beta isoform X2 codes for MPAVDKLLLEEALLDSPQTRSLLSVFEEDAGTLTEYTNQLLQTMQRVYGAQNEMCLATQQLSNQLLAYEKQNFALGKGDEEVISTLQYFANVTNELNVLHTELAKRLADSMVLPLIQFREKDLTVSTLKDLFLLASNEHDLSMAKYSRLPKKRENEKLKAEIAKEVAGARRKQHLSSLQYYCALNALQYRKRTAMLDPILGYTQGQIAFLKKGYEMFSNKTDGFLASVSSMIQRIQGELDAEAEAMRITQQELLSCSDTVYTPDYDVSSPVINRNLIQKAGYLNMRSKTGLVTTTWERLYFFTQGGNLMCQHRGEVAGGLIQDLDNCSVMAVDCEDRRYCFQITSPNGKSSLILQAEGKREYEEWISAINNISRQIYLSDNPEAVAIKLNQTAQQAVTPITSFDRKLENIPQSPNSEGAMQPVSPEPLSEQAFKEPELEQLIAPGTPIQFDIVLPATEFQDQNRGSRRTNPFGESEDKPDNSADEGLLLQQMFVVRFLGSMAVKTDNTHQVIFEAMRQVLAARAIHNIFRMTESHLMVTSKSIRLIDPQTQVIRISFDLENITQFAAHQENKRLVGFVVSTPEASGDESLSAYVLESNTEGEKICFAISLGKEIAAAEKDPEALAQLMSSVPLSNDGKFVLLNVQSQDDDNNVLCAEGLESEA; via the exons ACCCGATCCCTCCTGAGTGTATTCGAGGAAGATGCAGGAACGCTAACCGAGTATACAAATCAGCTGCTTCAGACTATGCAAAGAGTTTATGGTGCCCAG AATGAAATGTGCTTGGCTACCCAACAACTGTCCAACCAACTCCTTGCATATGAAAAACAG AATTTTGCTCTGGGGAAAGGAGATGAAGAAGTAATTTCAACTCTACAATATTTTGCAAATGTAACAAATGAG CTTAATGTGCTACATACAGAACTAGCAAAGCGGCTGGCAGACAGCATGGTGTTGCCCTTGATACAGTTCCGTGAAAAGGACCTGACTG TAAGCACATTAAAAGATCTTTTTCTTCTTGCTAGCAATG AGCATGACCTGTCAATGGCAAAGTACAGCCGACTGCCAAAAAAGCGAGAGAATGAAAAA CTAAAAGCGGAGATCGCAAAAGAAGTTGCGGGAGCTAGAAGGAAGCAACACCTGTCATCCTTGCAGTATTACTGTGCCTTAAATGCTTTGCAGTACAGGAAGAGGACAGCAATGCTGGATCCTATACTTGGCTacacacaaggacag ATTGCTTTTTTGAAAAAAGGATATGAAATGTTTTCCAATAAAACTGATGGTTTTCTAGCTTCTGTGTCCAGCATGATTCAGCG GATACAAGGAGAGTTGGATGCAGAAGCAGAGGCCATGAGGATTACTCAACAGGAGCTACTCTCTTGTagtgatactgtatatacaccagattATGATGTGTCATCCCCAGTTATCAATCGAAACCTGATCCAAAAGGCTGGCTATTTAAACATGAGAAG CAAAACCGGTTTGGTCACCACAACATGGGAGAGACTGTATTTCTTTACACAAGGTGGTAACCTAATGTGTCAGCACCGTGGGGAAGTGGCTGGGGGTCTTATTCAGGATCTAGACAATTGTTCGGTCATGGCAGTGGACTGTGAGGACAGAAGATATTGCTTTCAAATCACCTCTCCCAATGGCAAATC GAGTCTAATTCTTCAAGCAGAAGGAAAACGGGAATATGAAGAG TGGATTTCTGCAATCAACAATATTTCAAGGCAAATCTACTTATCAGATAATCCTGAG gcAGTAGCCATAAAACTTAACCAGACTGCTCAGCAGGCAGTAACTCCTATTACCAGTTTTGATAGAAAACTTGAAAACATACCACAAAG CCCCAACAGTGAAGGCGCCATGCAGCCTGTATCACCTGAACCCTTGTCTGAGCAAGCCTTCAAGGAACCAGAGCTGGAACAGTTAATAGCTCCTGGAACCCCCATACAGTTTGATATTGTTCTACCGGCCACTGAATTCCAGGACCAGAATAGAGGCAGCAG ACGTACAAATCCATTTGGGGAATCTGAAGATAAACCTGACAATTCTGCGGATGAAG gtttacttTTGCAGCAGATGTTTGTAGTTCGCTTCTTAGGCTCAATGGCGGTAAAAACAGACAATACCCACCAGGTTATCTTTGAAGCAATGAGACAGGTCTTAGCTGCACGAGCCATTCATAATATATTTCGAATGACAGAATCCCACTTGATGGTAACCAGCAAAAGCATAAG ATTAATAGATCCACAAACACAAGTTATAAGAATAAGT TTTGACCTGGAAAACATAACCCAGTTTGCTGCCCACCAAGAGAATAAGCGTTTGGTGGGATTTGTTGTTAGTACCCCTGAAGCATCTGGAGACGAATCCCTGAGTGCTTATGTCCTGGAAAGTAACACTGAGGGTGAGAAG ATATGTTTTGCCATCAGCTTGGGAAAAGAAATTGCTGCTGCTGAGAAG GATCCTGAAGCACTTGCACAACTTATGTCATCAGTCCCACTATCAAATGATGGGAAGTTTGTCCTTCTCAATGTCCAATCGCAGGATGATGACAACAATGTGTTGTGCGCTGAAGGCCTGGAATCTGAAGCATAA